The following proteins are co-located in the Leptidea sinapis chromosome 30, ilLepSina1.1, whole genome shotgun sequence genome:
- the LOC126973803 gene encoding uncharacterized protein LOC126973803 — MILRCALLCLISQIANTNVVKTYLSDAYLDVYKNTVHTGTIQKRDLQNLPPTHLETQLPSKNEAKAPLNSDQSILDVALSEGGIVKPEIPVSPQPADSSSANEQSNKQNQNTTTVEITKVPPTKGNETKITPMPKVNESEKSVANNDTVAETDTVDLNSPGVVKRALIVFGGLTLLAVAYFIFYRNKHKKFDAGNTHNTNDSNQFRYGVLNSEDRRENLELSRIPLTMESDDDDDEDLEIFDLGQKRKSISYSNLPGHDEEIVLRSSKDESKNNLLLDIEDGPSDTLINWSSSEIQLKKDGENGPT; from the exons ATGATTCTTCGATGTGCTTTATTGTGTTTGATCTCACAAATTGCTAACACTAATGTTGTAAAGACGTATTTAAGCGATGCTTATCTTGACGTTTACAAGAATACCGTACACACCGGTACAATACAGAAACGTGACCTTCAGAATCTACCGCCAACGCATCTTGAAACACAGCTGCCTAGTAAGAATGAAGCCAAAGCACCACTGAACTCTGATCAAAGTATATTAGATGTAGCATTAAGTGAAGGAGGCATTGTCAAACCAGAGATACCAGTATCTCCACAACCTGCAGACTCATCCAGTGCAAATGAACAGTCAAACAAGCAGAATCAAAATACAACCACTGTTGAAATCACTAAAG TACCTCCAACTAAAGggaatgaaacaaaaattacaCCAATGCCTAAAGTAAATGAAAGTGAAAAGAGTGTGGCCAATAATGATACAGTTGCAGAAACAGATACAGTAGATTTGAACAGTCCCGGAGTTGTGAAGAGAGCATTAATTGTGTTCGGGGGCTTAACTCTACTAGCTGTTGCATACTTTATATTTTACAg AAATAAACATAAGAAGTTTGATGCTGGTAATACACATAATACCAATGACTCAAATCAATTCCGTTATGGAGTTCTCAATTCGGAGGACAGACGGGAAAATTTAGAGCTCTCACGGATACCACTTACAATGGaatctgatgatgatgacgatgaagACCTAGAAATATTTGATTTGGGGCAGAAGAGGAAATCCATATCCTATAGCAATCTTCCTGGGCATGATGAAGAAATCGTCCTCCGGTCATCAAAAGATGAATCGAAGAACAATCTCCTGCTTGATATTGAAGATGGTCCTTCAGATACTTTAATTAATTGGTCAAGTAGCGAGA taCAATTAAAGAAGGATGGCGAAAATGGACCCacgtaa